The Mycolicibacterium cosmeticum sequence GAGTTGGAGAACGCCATTCCGGCCTGCGTGGCCGCGATCATCATGGCCGCACGCGCTTGCTCGTCGCTCCCGTCGGTGACCACCCGCCGGATGTTCTGACCGATTGCTCGGATGGCAAGAAGGCAGAGACCGTCGGAGAACGCGTTGGCCTTGCGGCTGACGTATGCCTCGACGGCGTGGGTGAGCGCGTCGATACCGGTGTCGGCGGTCAATCGCGCCGGCATCGACATGGTGAGGCGGTAGTCGATGATCGCGGCGACCGGCAGGAACGACGTCCCGATGCAGAGCATCTTCTCGTCGGTGGCGCTGTCGGTGATGACGGTGAACTGAGTGGCCTCCGATCCGCTGCCGGCGGTGGTCGGGATCGCCACGATCGGTAGCGCGGGGCCGTTGTAGAGGTTGGGCGCCTTGAACTCACGCATCGGTTTGTCATTGACGCCCAGCACGGCAAGTGCTTTGGCGGTGTCCATCGGGCTGCCTCCACCGAAACCGACGACGCTGTCGGCCCGATGTTCGGCGAGCGCCGCCTTGGCGGGGGCCAGCGAATCTGTGGTCGGGTCGGGCACGGTGTCGGAGTACACGGCGGCACTCGCCCCGGCGCCTTCCAACGATGCGACGAGTCTGTCGACCTGGCCGGTGCTGACCAGGAATGCATCGGTCACGATCAGGGGGCGCCGGGCGCCGAGGTCGTTGAGCACTTCACCGGCTCTGGCGACGGCGCCGCCGCCGATCCTCATGGTCCGCGGCACTGAAATGGCATGTGTCACATGGGTCATAGGTGTCCTCGTTCGTGCTTGCTGGTTCGGTTCGTAGCAGTTCGCGGGAGTGGCCCGCACCGACCGAAGGGGGAATCGCTATCAGCCTGCTGGGCGAATATGCACCAGTCAACAGCCAGATCCGCACGAGGCTCGTGCACTTCTGCACGGCATGATGGGGCTATGGATTCTGCCGACAACCTCCGTTACCTACTCGAGGTGACGCGCTCTGGCTCTCCGCAAGATGCCGCACGGCGTCTCGGGGTGGACCGCACGACGGTGACCCGCCGGATTGCAAGCCTGGAGAGAGCGTCCGGAGAGCGCTTGTTCGATCGCTCCAGCGGTGCCTGGCAGTTGACCGACGCCGGCCGGCGCATGCTGCCGCACGCCGAGGCCATCGACGCGGCTGTCGCGTCGGCTTTTCACGATTCCGAGCGGCACCAGGGCCTGCACGGACAGTTGCGGATCGTCGCCTCGGACGGGTTCGGGGCTTATCTGCTGACCCCGGGTCTACGACCGCTGATCGACGAACATCCCGACCTGGAGGTTGCGGTGGTCACCGCCACGGCACACGGTGTGCTCACGATGCGCGACTTCGATCTGGCCATCACCCTGGAGGAACCTTCGTCCCACGCGGGTGTGGTGCGTCCGCTCGCTGACTACGAGCTCGGCCTCTACGCGGCCTCGGCGTACGTCGGAAAGCACGCCGAGGTGCGCAGTCTCGATGACCTCGCCGCACACGTCGTCATCTGGTACGTCGACGCCTTGCTCGACGTCGCCCCGCTGCGATTCCTGGGCGGTCTGCTACCCGGTATCCGTGCCCGCGTGCAGACCACCAACATCGCCGGACATCACCAGGCGGCGCGCGCCGGCTTGGGTATCGCGCCTCTACCCACCTACATCGGTGACGCGGACGACACCCTGATTCGTTTGTTGCCAAGGGAATTCGCCGTCACGCGACACTACTGGGAGGTCGTTCCGCGCGAGATCTCGCGGCAGGGGCGCGTGCGGGTGTTGCGCGCTCTGCTGGACGACTTGGTCCTGACGCATCCCCGGCTGAGGCCGCCCGGCCGGCGGGCGGCCCTCGACAACGCGAAAGTTAAATAGTTTGCATCTGTATAAATGCGCAGTTCAAGACGGTGTATGTAACGTCGACGTAACATAACACGATATCGTTAACGTAAACGTAACGAGGATGTCTTCAGCATTGACCGTCCGGCTGGCTAGCGTGTGCTTTCGATCACGAGCGGATCGGGGCGCAGATTCCCGGCCGGAAAGGTGCACACGTGAAAGACATTCAGGTCGCGGCCATTCAGTTCGAGCCGACACTGTTCGACAAGGCGGGCAACATCGACCGCGTTGCAGAGTTGGTCACCCGCGCAGCCGCCGGCGGCGCCAAACTGATCACCGCTCCCGAAATGTGCACCACGGGTTACTGCTTCTTCGACCAGCACGAGGCTGAGCGGATGGCAGAGCCGTTGCCCGGTCCGACCACGGAGCGTTTCGTTCAGATTGCCCGCGAACACCACTGCCACATCGTGTTCGGGATGCCGGAGCGTGATGAGGAGACCGGCTTGCTCTACAACGCTGCGGCGTTGGTCGGTCCTGATGGGCTCATCGGAAAGCACCGAAAAACGCACGGGTACATCGCGGAACCCAAGTGGGCCGCCCCGGGAAACCTCGGGCACCAGGTTTTCGACACCGAGATCGGGCGCGTCGCCGTGCTCATCTGTATGGACATCCACTTCGTGGAGACGGCACGACTGGCCGCGGTGGGGGGCGCCGAGGTGATCTGTCATCTCAGCAATTGGTTGGCCGAACGAACCCCAGCGCCGTACTGGATCTCCCGAGCATACGAAAACGGTTGCTACCTCATCGAAAGCAATCGATGGGGTTTGGAGCGGGGTGTGCAGTTCAGTGGCGGGAGCTGCATCATCGCACCTGACGCCACCATTCTGGACCAGATAGATTCGGGCGATGGGATCGCCACGGCGACCATCACGGTCGACGCCCCACGTACCGACTGGGCAGATCGTCCCGCACTCCGCGCGCGGCGGCCCGAACTCTACCGTCAGTTGCAGATCAACAGCTACCTGTGGAATCCGAAGGACTTCTTCGGTCTCTACGGCCACCGTGGACTGCCTGAGGGGAAGTTGGCGACGGTGGCGGTGGCGCAATTCGCACCGGTCGCCGACCTGGATGTCAATCTCGCCACGATCAGCCGGCTCTTCAGCTCGTCGGTCGCCGAACGCGGTGCAGAACTCGTCGTCTTTCCGGAGCTGTCGCTGACCACCCGGGCGGTGACGCTGCAGGATCCAGTCGTCGGACATCTCATGCAGGCGGCCACTGCGGCATCGGCTTGGCTGGTCGTCGGTCTGGCAGAGTGCGACCCGGCCGATGGCCGACAATACAACTCAATGGTCCTGATCGGTCCCGACGGTATCGAGGCAGTGCACCGCAAGATCCACCTCCGCGACGGTGAACATGCACTGTTCGACGCGGGTTCGGCCTGGACCTATGCAGATATCCCGCTCGGCCGCGTCGGATTGCTGCATGGCGACGATCTGCTGTTACCGGAATCCGGCCGGATACTCGCCCTCAACGCCTGCGATGTGATCGCAGGAAGTGCCGACAATCGCGAGCGGATCATGCTGGGCCACAACGGAAGCAAAGTCGGACAGAGCTATCCGATTCCTACCGGCCCATCGTTGACCCACTGGCACCACATGCGGGTGCGAGCAGGTGAGAACAACGTCTACCTTGCCTTCGCGAACACCGTGGACGCCGACGGGGGCGGCGGGTGCTCGGGCGTGTTCGGCCCGGATACCTTCGCCTTCCCACGTAGTGAACAGGTGTTGGCCGGCCAGGAGGGCGTGGCCGCCGTGCGGATCGACACGCGGGACGCGGCTTCGGTCTACCCGTCGAATGTGGTCCGCCGCAAGGATCTCGTCACCATGCGCTTGCCGCATTGGTACGGCGCGCTGTCGGGCCCCGATGGGCCGGTGCGCGACGCCGACAAGCTGTTCGAGGACTGGCGCGTTCAGGAATCGAGTCACGCAGCGATCTCGTAACCCGACGCCTCACAGGTGTGGACGTGCGCGCATGGCGTCCACACGGTCCCGTCGTGTCACGTCATGCCGACGGTCGGTACGTCTCACCCCACGGGGTGTCCACACGAAGAAGGTGAATCCTTGT is a genomic window containing:
- a CDS encoding iron-containing alcohol dehydrogenase: MTHAISVPRTMRIGGGAVARAGEVLNDLGARRPLIVTDAFLVSTGQVDRLVASLEGAGASAAVYSDTVPDPTTDSLAPAKAALAEHRADSVVGFGGGSPMDTAKALAVLGVNDKPMREFKAPNLYNGPALPIVAIPTTAGSGSEATQFTVITDSATDEKMLCIGTSFLPVAAIIDYRLTMSMPARLTADTGIDALTHAVEAYVSRKANAFSDGLCLLAIRAIGQNIRRVVTDGSDEQARAAMMIAATQAGMAFSNSSVALIHGMSRPIGAHFHVAHGLSNAMLFPAVTRYSIDGALDRYADCARVMGMAGEHDPSAAAAAKFVEGISELCRDLTVPTPQHYGISRGDWDRLIPTMAEQALASGSPANNPLVPDADDIAAIYDEIYAG
- a CDS encoding nitrilase-related carbon-nitrogen hydrolase produces the protein MKDIQVAAIQFEPTLFDKAGNIDRVAELVTRAAAGGAKLITAPEMCTTGYCFFDQHEAERMAEPLPGPTTERFVQIAREHHCHIVFGMPERDEETGLLYNAAALVGPDGLIGKHRKTHGYIAEPKWAAPGNLGHQVFDTEIGRVAVLICMDIHFVETARLAAVGGAEVICHLSNWLAERTPAPYWISRAYENGCYLIESNRWGLERGVQFSGGSCIIAPDATILDQIDSGDGIATATITVDAPRTDWADRPALRARRPELYRQLQINSYLWNPKDFFGLYGHRGLPEGKLATVAVAQFAPVADLDVNLATISRLFSSSVAERGAELVVFPELSLTTRAVTLQDPVVGHLMQAATAASAWLVVGLAECDPADGRQYNSMVLIGPDGIEAVHRKIHLRDGEHALFDAGSAWTYADIPLGRVGLLHGDDLLLPESGRILALNACDVIAGSADNRERIMLGHNGSKVGQSYPIPTGPSLTHWHHMRVRAGENNVYLAFANTVDADGGGGCSGVFGPDTFAFPRSEQVLAGQEGVAAVRIDTRDAASVYPSNVVRRKDLVTMRLPHWYGALSGPDGPVRDADKLFEDWRVQESSHAAIS
- a CDS encoding LysR family transcriptional regulator, with amino-acid sequence MDSADNLRYLLEVTRSGSPQDAARRLGVDRTTVTRRIASLERASGERLFDRSSGAWQLTDAGRRMLPHAEAIDAAVASAFHDSERHQGLHGQLRIVASDGFGAYLLTPGLRPLIDEHPDLEVAVVTATAHGVLTMRDFDLAITLEEPSSHAGVVRPLADYELGLYAASAYVGKHAEVRSLDDLAAHVVIWYVDALLDVAPLRFLGGLLPGIRARVQTTNIAGHHQAARAGLGIAPLPTYIGDADDTLIRLLPREFAVTRHYWEVVPREISRQGRVRVLRALLDDLVLTHPRLRPPGRRAALDNAKVK